The genomic region TCTTGATGATATAGAAGTGTTAGAATGTCCCAATTCTCATATTCAGGAACAAATTTCCAGAACTTGATAATCTCATGCACAACTCGTTCATTAGCTCTCAAAGCAGGGTCTTCATTCAAAGGTTCAAGCCAAGTATACTCAGTTACGCCAATCAAATCAAAAATTGGAATTTTCGGGTGCTTGTTCTTAGCTAGAATCTCACGGACCTTTTTGAGAAAAGCATCAGCTTCTGGTTTCGTTGTCCAGTAAGGCAAATTGGTCAATGCTGATTCTAGGTGCTCAAGAACATCAATATCATCTAATGACGCGGAATCTTTCTTGTCAATTTCATTAAGAAATCTTTTCACATGGTTGACAGGTTCAGAGGGAAAAGGCAGATCATCAAGTTTGTAAAAGAGAAGATTCCCTTCCGAAAAAACCAAGAATTCAGTACCATCATTCCACCAAAGTGCTTTCCTTCCGCCCTTTTTCCTCTGTAGTTCCCTATCCATTCTCTTTCGAAGCGTGAAATCGGGATTTGCAACTTGATGCTGCAAACCAGTCGCGAGATCCCATAACAATGGCAAAGAGTATCTTCCTTTGGCTGCCGAACTACTAGCCAGCAGGTATCTACCATTAGGAGACCAAGAGATATGCAACCTTTTGCTATCTCCACGATAGCTTTTCATGAGGGGTTGACCATCTTCGGTAGACCATACCCCGATGGTACCCTGCGTGTGAACCATTGCGACAAGGGTTCCTTGCGGATTCCATCTGACATTCTCAATTTCCCAGTCTTCCATTCCAAATTCAGTCTTGATATCGCCGGATTCAATATCGATTAGGGCAGTATCGCCATTCTCATGGAGAACGAGGGCTTCTTTGCGGCATGGAGAGAACCTCAGAGAAGACATGTTTTCAATATCCATTTTCTCCTTCTCGATTTCTTTGTCGAAAATATCGTGGACATTGATTATGCCGGATCTATTCGAGAAGCGTATATCTTTGCCATCGTCCGACCAGAGGAGATCAACACGCCCAGAAACCTCATCTTCTGAAAGAGTGAGAGTTCTAATTGGTTGGCACCCATCTAAATCCCATACGATTAATTCGCCTTTTGAGTAAATACTAGCTACTTTGTTTCCATCTGGATGAACTGCGATTTCACGTATGGACCGCCAGCCGGAATAATCGGCTTGTTTGTGAGCGTCTAATGCGCGAAGCTTTCTTTTGTTGCGATACCATACGAAAACCTGATCCTTTGTGCCTACGAAGAGAATATCCTGAGTGGGATGAACTACAACAGAGGTCACATAGTCTATCCAGTCACACGCTATCCTCTCACTGGGCTCCACACTCATACCAAGAACACTACTCCGTCCTTGATCGATTATGTGAAAAACCGTAGCTGTAATCGGGAGTAATTCCCACTAAACCCATGCCCATCATTGTTCCTTCTGAATTATGATAGTGAGTTCTTCCTATTATTCTTCTCGGTGGGAATCTGTTGCTTATTGAGTTCCTTTATGTAGTCTCACTAGGTTTTGCCACAATTGGACCTCTCCTCACCTTTGGACCGTAGAGAGTCTTCCGGAGGTGGTTGCCAGTATAGGAAGATGCCACTTCACAGACATCTTCTGGAGTCCCTTCAGCGACGAGCCTTCCACCCTCTTCTCCCCCCTCCGGGCCCAGATCAATAATCCAGTCGGCTGTTTTCACAACTTCCTGATTGTGTTCAATCATGATGATGGTATTGCCTGCATCAACCAGTCGGTTCAGAACCTTCAGCAATACATGAACATCAGAAGCGGAAAGACCTGTTGTCGGCTCATCCAAGATATAGAGCGTATGACCTCGGCTTCGTCGAGACAATTCTTTTGAAAGCTTGACCCGCTGTGCTTCTCCCCCGCTGAGTGTTGTGGATGGTTGCCCCAGCTCAAGGTAGCCCAAGCCCACATCAGCAAGTGTTTGCAGCCGATCTTTGATTTTCGGTAGGTCTAAGAAGAACTCGAGGGCCTCTTCGATGGTCATAGAAAGTACGTCGTTGATGTTCTTGTCGCGATAGGTGACCTCTAAAGTTTCCCTGTCGTAGCGCTGGCCATTACAGACATCACAGGTCACATAGACATCGCTCATAAAATGCATCTCTACTTTCAGCATACCACTGCCCTTGCATTTTTCACATCTACCGGCTCGTGTATTGAAACTGAATCGCGTTTTTCCATATCCTCGGGTTTTCGATTCAGGCATACGAGCGAAGAGCTTCCTGATATATCTGAATACCTTCGTGTATGTTGCAGGGTTTGATCGAGGAGTCCTACCGATAGGCGATTGATCAACCAGTACTACCCGGTCTATGTGCTCCAAGCCTTCAATCGAATCATGTTCCCCCGGTTTCGCAGATGCATCATTCATCTCACGGGCCAAAGCACGGTACAATGTTTGATTCAGTAGAGTGCTCTTTCCACTTCCTGAAACTCCAGTAACACAAGCAAACACACCCAAGGGAAACTCCACATCTATGTCTTTCAAATTGTGCTCTTTGCATCCATGAATGACAATGGACTTACCGTTGCCGTTCCTACGCTTTTCAGGAACAGGGATTTGCTTTTGACCGGCCAGATACTGCGCGGTTACGGACTTGGGATCTTGAAGAACCTCAGCTGGTGGGCCCTCTGCGACGACCTCACCACCGTGGATGCCAGCACGAGGACCAAGATCAATGATGTGGTCCGCAGCCTGAATGGTATCCTTGTCATGTTCAATAACCACTACTGTATTTCCAAGGCTTCTCAATTCCGTTAACGTCTTGAGCAGTCTAGAGATGTCACGGGGATGTAACCCAATTGAAGGTTCATCAAGGCAATACAAAACACCAGTTAGAGCTGAGCCAATTTGCGTCGCAAGCCGTATACGTTGTGCTTCACCACCTGAAAGGGTAGCAGAAGAACGGTCCAAGGTTAGATACTCGACTCCAACTGATGTGATGAATTCGAGCCTCGAGACGATTTCTTTCAGAATCAGCTTTGCGATTTTTTCACCGCGCTCAGAAAGCTCCAGATTATCGAAGAATTCCAGTGCGTCAGTAATTGTCATCGAGGTAATTTCGTCAATCGATTTTTCGCCAACTGTTACAGCCAAGCTCTCAGCTTTGAGCTTCTTACCTCCACAGTTCGGACATACAGTTTGTCGAGCATAAGTATTCATGATTTTCTTCTTGTAACCTTCGCGATAGTCACTATTGAGGTGTCTATCAAGACGGTTCACCATGCCCTCCCAAGTCCTCGTAACGGTCGTTGTTTTTTTCCTACCCTTGCTTCTGCGGCGAGTATAACTGAACTTCACTCTCAGAGAGGGGCGTCCCCACAACAGTATATCCTTCGCCTTCGCAGAAAGCTCATTCCATGGTGTGTCTAATGAGAAACCACCTTTCTCTGCGAGAGCTTTTAGAAATTGCATAGGCCAAGGCCGACTCGTATTCTTCCATGGTTTGAAAGCGCCTTCTCTGAGATTCAGTGACTTGTTTGGAACAACAAGATCTGGGTCGATTTCGATAGTTCTTCCTAGGCCGTTACATGTCGGGCAGGCTCCTTCCGGGGTGTTGTAGGAAAAGGACTTCGGACCTAGTTTTTCATATTGCACACCGCATTTTGGGCATACGAGGTGTTCTGCGAATACAAGGTCATCTTGGTCTTTCCGCGATACGATTGCCTTGCCATCACCGAATTCAATAGCGGTCTCAAGAGAGCTTACAAGTCGTTCGCGATTGGATTTGCTCAGTTCTATTCGATCGACAACAACTTCGATGTCATGGCTTCTTCGACCATCGAGCTCGATTTTCTCTATTCTCTTGAATTCGCCGTTGACTCTAGCTCTAACAAACCCATCTCGAACCAGGTCCCTCAACACATCTTCTTGAGTGCCACGTTCACCCTCCACAGCAGGCGCTAAGATGTAGATTCTCTCCCCACCGTTTTCATCTAGTAAGAGCCTAGCTGCGGATTGGGCGGTAAGCTGTTCCATCGGGTCACCGCATTCTGTACAATGAGGAATTCCCACATTGGCGTAGAGCAACCGGAGATAATCATGAATTTCAGTGCTTGTCGAAACTGTACTTCGGGGATTTTTGCTAACACCCTTCTGTTCAATCGAAATAGCAGGCGGAAGACCTGTAATCTTCTCAACCTTGGGTTTATCGAGTCGACCTAGAAAACGGCGCGCATAGGAAGATAGTGATTCAACGTACCTCCTCTGGCCTTCAGAGAATACAGTATCAAAGACCAAGCTTGATTTACCGGACCCGGAAGGTCCTGTAACAACGACCAGCCTATCACGCGGTATGTCTACGTCAATCTTCTTCAGATTGTGCTCTTCCGCTTTTCTGACTTTTATGTGGCCAGTCATGATTCATCCTTCCCATCTGATTCAGTATCAAGAAGCTCTCGCAGGTAGATTCCAGTATATGATTCATCATTGCTGGCTACCTGTTCAGGGGTTCCCTCAGCGACAATGTATCCACCGTCATCGCCTCCTTCAGGACCCAGATCGATTATCCAGTCAGCAGTCTTGACCACGTCAAGCTGGTGCTCGATGACAACAACGGTGTTTCCCATGTCAACAAGTCGGTGAAGCACATTCAGGAGTTTCTTGATATCATCAAAATGCAAGCCTGTGGTTGGCTCATCAAGCATAATCAGTGTCTGCCCCGTCGCAGGTCGGGAAAGATATTTGCTGAGCTTAATTCGCTGAGCTTCACCTCCGGACAGAGTTGTGGATGGTTGTCCGATTTTCACATACCCCAGTCCGACATCCTTCAATGTCTTGAGCTTCTTGCGAATCTTTGGCAAATCCTCAAAGAATTCGTATGCTTGGTCGATTCGCATATCCAAAACATCTGCAATGTTTTTACCTTTGTAACGTATTTGCAGAGTATCTCGGTCATATCGCCGTCCATTGCATTCACTGCATTTGACTTCTACTTCAGGCAGGAACTGCATCTCGACAACATCTACTCCGCGGCCCTTGCATTTTTCACAGCGGCCGGGTTTCACGTTGAAGCTAAATCTACTCTTGGTGTAGCCGCGTATCTTGGATTCCGGAAGGCTTGCGAAGAGCTTCCGAATCGGAGTGAAAAGGCCAGTATACGTTCCAGGATTGGATCTTGGTGTTCGACCAATGGGACTTTGATCAATTACTACAACTTTGTCCAGCTGATCTGCCCCCACGATTTCATCATGTTCTCCAGGAACAGCAGTAGAATTGTGGAAGCGACGACCAAGCTCTCTCTGCAAGGTTTCCGTGATAAGACTCGATTTGCCGGAACCTGAAACACCAGTCACAGAGACAAAAACGCCAAGCGGTATTCTAACATCTATTGATTTCAGATTGTGATGTCGAGCACCTTTGATTTCAATGAACTTCCCGTTGGAACTCCTGCGCTCTTCAGGAACCGCGATTTCCATATCACCTCGAAGGTAAGAACTGGTGATTGATTCGTCACATGAGAGAAGATCATCCATCGTGCCTGACACGACAACTTCGCCGCCTTCATCACCTGCCCCTGGACCTAAATCCACGATATGATCAGCAGCTCTGATGGTAGATTCGTCGTGCTCAACAACAACGATTGTGTTGCCCTGATCCCTAAGGCGAGTCAAGGAATTCAGAAGTCGCAGATTATCCCGTTGATGAAGGCCAATTGAAGGTTCATCACACACATAGGTGACACCAACTAGATTCGAACCTATTTGACTGGCTAGCCGAATCCGCTGTGATTCTCCTCCCGCAAGAGTTGGAGCTCGACGGTCAAGTGTTAGGTAGTCAAGACCCACTTCGGAGAGAAATCGAATCCTGCTGGCAATCTCCTTGAAGATGGGGTATGCAATGGGTCTCTCTCGCTTGCCAAGCTCGATGCTATCAAAGAAACTACGGAGGTCACGAATCGACATCTGATTCAAATCGGTTATGCTCTTGCCCCTGAATCTTACAGCCTGTGATACTGGACGGATTCGATTGCCATCACACTCAGGACATGGTCTCTCTACCATGAAACGTTCAAGCTTTCTTCGGATTCGAGAACTCTTCGTCTTGTTGTAGTTTCGCCACATGTAAGGTATCATTCCTTCGTAGGGAGAAACTGAGGTACCTTCCCACTGCGTCTTGTTTGGGTCATCACCGTGCTTCCACTTCACAACTACTTCTTCATCACCAGTGCCCCACAAGACCTTCGATTTCTGGCTCTCCGTGAGGTCCATCCACGAGGTGTCCATCGAAAAGCCATATTTCTGGGCCACTGCTTTCAAACTGCTCGATTTCCTTGCCCAGCCGTAAGGTTTGATTGCACCCCCCGAAATGGAAAGTGACTTGTCAGGAATAACTAGGTCAACGTCAATCTCGCGTACAGTACCCAGTCCAGTACAGTTTTCACAAGCACCATGGGGCGTATTCCATGAGAAAAGACGAGGTTCCATTTCTGGCAAGCTGATACCACAATCAACACAAGCGAATCTCTCTGAGAGAGTTATCGTATCGTCATTCACCAGTACACTGACAGTACCATCAGCCATATCCAAAGCGGTCTCAACAGCTTCAGAAATCCTACTACGGTTAGAATGCGTCACCCGTACTCTGTCAAGTATCACTTCAATAGTATGCTCGAAATACCGGTCGAGAGAGATTCCCTGTTCGAGTGTTCGCAATTCGCCGTCTACCCGAGCACGAACAAACCCCTTTTGGATGAGTTCTTCGAATTCCTTCCGATATTCGCCTTTTCTGCCCCGTACGATAGGAGCCATGATTAGAATCCGAAGTCCTTCTTCCAAATCCATAATTTGGTTTACAATTTGCTGGGCGGTCTGTGGCTTGATTTCCGTTCCGCATTCAGGGCAATGTGGTGTTCCAACTCGGGCAAAGAGCAAGCGCAAGAAATCGAACACTTCAGTTACTGTTCCTACGGTACTTCGTGGGTTGCTACCCGCACTTTTCTGATCGATTGATATGGAAGGTGATAGGCCGGACATATAATCGACCTGCGGCTTCTCCAACATACCCAGAAACTGTCTGGCATAGGAAGAAAGAGATTCTACAAAACGTCGCTGCCCTTCTGCAAATAGTGTATCAAAGACAAGGCTTGACTTGCCAGATCCGGAGATTCCAGTAACCACCGTGAAGCTGTTTCTGGGTATCTCTACATCGATGTGCTTTAGATTATGTTCAGCAGCCCCATGTATCACTATTGACTGGGGACCATCAAATTCGGCTTCGCCTTGCCGTTCGTCTTGTTCGGTGAGTATCTTCATCTATTGGGTGTCCTCGATTCTTGCTTTCAGTTCTCTAATGTGATCTCTAATCTGTGCCGCACGTTCAAACTCAAGCTTCTGTGCTGCATCCTTCATCTCTTCTTCAAGCTTTACAATCCGGTCATTCATGATTTCCAAGTCAACCAGGTCAAAGTCCTCAAGCTTGAGCTGTTCTTTCTTCTGCTGTGATGGCATGCCCTGTGCTATGTCCTTAACCGACTTCTTTATCGACTGCGGTGTGATATTGTGCTCCTGGTTGTATTTGAGCTGATATTTGCGACGGCGGTTGGTTTCGTCAATGGCTGCGCGCATAGCGTCGGAAATATGATCACCATACAGAATCACGCGAGCATTAACGTTTCTTGCTGCACGACCCATGGTTTGAATCAGTGACCATTCACTCCGAAGGAAACCCGCCTTGTCGGCATCTAGTATAGCAACAAGTGACACTTCTGGAAGGTCAAGCCCTTCTCTGAGGAGGTTGATGCCAACAAGTACATCGAACTTGCCCAGCCGCAGATCGCGGATGATTTCAATCCGTTCGACCGTTCCGATATCTGAGTGGAGATATCGTGCCTTGACACCGTTCTCGATGAGGTATTCCGACAGCATCTCAGCGGTTTTCTTGGTGAGGGTGGTCGCTAAGACCCTATCCCCAAGCTCCACTGTTTTGTGGATAGCATCAAGGAGGTCATCGACCTGATTCTTCACTGGGCGTACTTCGACTTCTGGGTCTACGAGACCAGTTGGTCGAATGAGCTGCTCAACAATCTGTGCACTTCGTTTAGTCTCATATGGACCAGGCGTAGCAGTCGTGTAGATGACGTGATTCATGAATTCTTGAAACTCTTCGAATTTCAGGGGGCGATTATCTAGTGCTGATGGGAGTCTGAAACCATAATCCACTAAGTTTTGCTTTCGCGATCTGTCCCCGTTGTACATTCCCCTGACCTGCGGTATGGTCATATGGCTCTCATCAATGATCATCAGAAACTCATCGGGGAAGTAGTCAAGAAGAGTGTACGGGCGCTGACCTTTTGCTCGACCGTCTATGTATCGCGAATAATTCTCTATACCGCTGCACCAGCCAGTCTCCCGCAGCATTTCTAGATCGTAACGCGTGCGTCGTTTGATTCGCTGGGCTTCCACGAGTTTGCCTTGCTGCTTGAACCACTCAACCTGGTCTTCCATGTCCGCTTCTATCTCGTCAAGACACTCCAGGATCCGCTCATGACGAGCAACATGATGTCGTGCTGGGTGAATAACAGTCCAGGTCTGGTCGTGTAACCGTCGAGATGTCAATCCTTGTAGGTGAGATATCCGAGATACTTCATCGCCATCAAGTTCGATTCTGACCGCATCCTTTGAATATCCAGGATAGACGTCAATCACGTCACCCCGTACCCTGAACACGCCAGGTTCAATCTCCATATCGTTTCGGTTGTATTGCATTGCAACAAGCTGTTCCAGTAGCTCCCGTCGCTCTACCTCATCCCCCACCTCCACCATCATCGAGAGCTTCTCGTACTCCTCCGGGTTGCCGAGGCCGTAGATGCACGATACCGACGCGATAACGATAACATCTTCGCGGGTTCGCAGCGAGCGCGTCGTGGAGTTGCGCAGCCGCTCAATCTCCCGGTTGATATCCGCTTCCTTCTCGATGTACATATCTTTTGATGGCACGTATGCTTCTGGCTGGTAGTAGTCGTAGTAAGAAACGAAATACTCCACGGCATTGTTAGGGAAGAACTCCCGATACTCCGAAGCGAGTTGCGCCGCGAGCGTCTTGTTGTGGGAGAGCACCAGGGTTGGCCGGCCGTACTCCTCAATCACGTTCGCCATTGTGAAGGTCTTGCCGCTCCCCGTGACTCCGAGGAGTGTTTGATGGTCAAGCCCGCTTTCAAGCCCCTCCATCAAACGGTCGATGGCCTGCGGTTGATCGCCAGTCGGTTCGAACGGTGCTTGTAGCTTGAAGTCTGCCATCTGCTCCAACCTCGGTAGACCCGGCACGCACCCAAACGCTAGTAATATTTGTGGTGTGTGTAACCCAAACAACGCACGAAATCAGAGATGAGGATTTCTAGTGACTTCCGCAATCTATGAGTTCGATGACATGAACAAGTTACAAGTAGAGAGGTCGGCGAAACTAACAACTCCGTCATCCTTAGGCGATGATATTGCCCTATTTTGGAAATATTAAAGAGTTTCAGCAACACCCGTGGATCCGTCGTTGTGTTAGTCACCATCAACTCCGCAAGTTGTCTAGCTTCCAACACGGGTATGCTCATGCGGAAAGTGATTTTGCTTCAGTTTTGTTGTAGTAGTAGTTTGCTCCCCAAATCCCTAGAAGGCCCAGAAGGCCAAATACAATGACAACTGTAATCGCTATGTGCAAAAATGCATTCTGCCCGTTTGGATACCAGTCAATGCTTGATGCGTTTCCACCAATCAAATACGGTCCCCAGCCCCCATAGTTGCTCCAGTAGTTACCACCAGCTGTAGTGTTATACCATATGTTTCCTCTCCCGTAGTCTTCTGCGAAAGGAGCGCTTTCGGCAGCAAAGCTATTCCCATAGATGACATTGTCTGTACAAGATCGTAAGAGGGTAACACATGAATGAACAATTTTCTGGAACTGGTTTTGAACTATGACACATGAACTGCAGCCGGCCATATGGACGCCATAGGAGAATCCGGTTATGTTGTTATCTTGAATGAAGACCTGATCCATACTATGGATGGCTACACCGGACATATAGTGGGGTACGGG from Candidatus Lokiarchaeota archaeon harbors:
- the uvrA gene encoding excinuclease ABC subunit UvrA, whose translation is MTGHIKVRKAEEHNLKKIDVDIPRDRLVVVTGPSGSGKSSLVFDTVFSEGQRRYVESLSSYARRFLGRLDKPKVEKITGLPPAISIEQKGVSKNPRSTVSTSTEIHDYLRLLYANVGIPHCTECGDPMEQLTAQSAARLLLDENGGERIYILAPAVEGERGTQEDVLRDLVRDGFVRARVNGEFKRIEKIELDGRRSHDIEVVVDRIELSKSNRERLVSSLETAIEFGDGKAIVSRKDQDDLVFAEHLVCPKCGVQYEKLGPKSFSYNTPEGACPTCNGLGRTIEIDPDLVVPNKSLNLREGAFKPWKNTSRPWPMQFLKALAEKGGFSLDTPWNELSAKAKDILLWGRPSLRVKFSYTRRRSKGRKKTTTVTRTWEGMVNRLDRHLNSDYREGYKKKIMNTYARQTVCPNCGGKKLKAESLAVTVGEKSIDEITSMTITDALEFFDNLELSERGEKIAKLILKEIVSRLEFITSVGVEYLTLDRSSATLSGGEAQRIRLATQIGSALTGVLYCLDEPSIGLHPRDISRLLKTLTELRSLGNTVVVIEHDKDTIQAADHIIDLGPRAGIHGGEVVAEGPPAEVLQDPKSVTAQYLAGQKQIPVPEKRRNGNGKSIVIHGCKEHNLKDIDVEFPLGVFACVTGVSGSGKSTLLNQTLYRALAREMNDASAKPGEHDSIEGLEHIDRVVLVDQSPIGRTPRSNPATYTKVFRYIRKLFARMPESKTRGYGKTRFSFNTRAGRCEKCKGSGMLKVEMHFMSDVYVTCDVCNGQRYDRETLEVTYRDKNINDVLSMTIEEALEFFLDLPKIKDRLQTLADVGLGYLELGQPSTTLSGGEAQRVKLSKELSRRSRGHTLYILDEPTTGLSASDVHVLLKVLNRLVDAGNTIIMIEHNQEVVKTADWIIDLGPEGGEEGGRLVAEGTPEDVCEVASSYTGNHLRKTLYGPKVRRGPIVAKPSETT
- the uvrA gene encoding excinuclease ABC subunit UvrA — encoded protein: MKILTEQDERQGEAEFDGPQSIVIHGAAEHNLKHIDVEIPRNSFTVVTGISGSGKSSLVFDTLFAEGQRRFVESLSSYARQFLGMLEKPQVDYMSGLSPSISIDQKSAGSNPRSTVGTVTEVFDFLRLLFARVGTPHCPECGTEIKPQTAQQIVNQIMDLEEGLRILIMAPIVRGRKGEYRKEFEELIQKGFVRARVDGELRTLEQGISLDRYFEHTIEVILDRVRVTHSNRSRISEAVETALDMADGTVSVLVNDDTITLSERFACVDCGISLPEMEPRLFSWNTPHGACENCTGLGTVREIDVDLVIPDKSLSISGGAIKPYGWARKSSSLKAVAQKYGFSMDTSWMDLTESQKSKVLWGTGDEEVVVKWKHGDDPNKTQWEGTSVSPYEGMIPYMWRNYNKTKSSRIRRKLERFMVERPCPECDGNRIRPVSQAVRFRGKSITDLNQMSIRDLRSFFDSIELGKRERPIAYPIFKEIASRIRFLSEVGLDYLTLDRRAPTLAGGESQRIRLASQIGSNLVGVTYVCDEPSIGLHQRDNLRLLNSLTRLRDQGNTIVVVEHDESTIRAADHIVDLGPGAGDEGGEVVVSGTMDDLLSCDESITSSYLRGDMEIAVPEERRSSNGKFIEIKGARHHNLKSIDVRIPLGVFVSVTGVSGSGKSSLITETLQRELGRRFHNSTAVPGEHDEIVGADQLDKVVVIDQSPIGRTPRSNPGTYTGLFTPIRKLFASLPESKIRGYTKSRFSFNVKPGRCEKCKGRGVDVVEMQFLPEVEVKCSECNGRRYDRDTLQIRYKGKNIADVLDMRIDQAYEFFEDLPKIRKKLKTLKDVGLGYVKIGQPSTTLSGGEAQRIKLSKYLSRPATGQTLIMLDEPTTGLHFDDIKKLLNVLHRLVDMGNTVVVIEHQLDVVKTADWIIDLGPEGGDDGGYIVAEGTPEQVASNDESYTGIYLRELLDTESDGKDES
- the uvrB gene encoding excinuclease ABC subunit UvrB, which gives rise to MADFKLQAPFEPTGDQPQAIDRLMEGLESGLDHQTLLGVTGSGKTFTMANVIEEYGRPTLVLSHNKTLAAQLASEYREFFPNNAVEYFVSYYDYYQPEAYVPSKDMYIEKEADINREIERLRNSTTRSLRTREDVIVIASVSCIYGLGNPEEYEKLSMMVEVGDEVERRELLEQLVAMQYNRNDMEIEPGVFRVRGDVIDVYPGYSKDAVRIELDGDEVSRISHLQGLTSRRLHDQTWTVIHPARHHVARHERILECLDEIEADMEDQVEWFKQQGKLVEAQRIKRRTRYDLEMLRETGWCSGIENYSRYIDGRAKGQRPYTLLDYFPDEFLMIIDESHMTIPQVRGMYNGDRSRKQNLVDYGFRLPSALDNRPLKFEEFQEFMNHVIYTTATPGPYETKRSAQIVEQLIRPTGLVDPEVEVRPVKNQVDDLLDAIHKTVELGDRVLATTLTKKTAEMLSEYLIENGVKARYLHSDIGTVERIEIIRDLRLGKFDVLVGINLLREGLDLPEVSLVAILDADKAGFLRSEWSLIQTMGRAARNVNARVILYGDHISDAMRAAIDETNRRRKYQLKYNQEHNITPQSIKKSVKDIAQGMPSQQKKEQLKLEDFDLVDLEIMNDRIVKLEEEMKDAAQKLEFERAAQIRDHIRELKARIEDTQ